The following are encoded in a window of Mannheimia varigena genomic DNA:
- the pstC gene encoding phosphate ABC transporter permease subunit PstC translates to MSKMNPFLNQNRFEIFFRNMTACFAWLVFLLLAGMMISLFVESWPSIKKFGVSFLWDSEWDPVQNQYGALMPIVGTLITSCLALIIAVPISFGIAVFINELSPQWLKRPIGTAVEMLAAIPSIIYGMWGLFVFVPLFQEHIQPTMIEWFGDLPILEYLFSGAPFGIGLFTAGLVLAIMIIPFIASMMRDVFAIVPPMLKESAYGLGSTRWEVLWKVVLPYTKTGLIGSIMLGFGRALGETMAVTFVIGNAFQIPNSLFSPSVSIASAIANEFNEASGLQKSALIELGLVLFLITTIVLSISRLMILRMQRKEGK, encoded by the coding sequence ATGTCTAAAATGAACCCATTTTTAAATCAAAATCGATTTGAAATATTTTTTAGAAATATGACCGCTTGTTTTGCGTGGTTAGTATTTCTGTTACTTGCTGGAATGATGATTTCGTTATTTGTAGAAAGTTGGCCAAGTATCAAAAAATTTGGCGTGAGCTTTTTATGGGATAGCGAATGGGATCCTGTGCAGAATCAATACGGAGCATTAATGCCTATTGTGGGGACATTAATTACTTCCTGTTTAGCTTTAATCATTGCCGTACCGATCTCATTTGGTATTGCGGTGTTTATTAACGAACTCTCGCCACAATGGCTAAAACGCCCAATTGGAACAGCAGTTGAAATGTTAGCCGCTATTCCTTCTATCATTTATGGTATGTGGGGCTTATTTGTGTTCGTGCCTTTATTCCAAGAACATATTCAACCAACGATGATCGAATGGTTTGGCGATCTGCCAATACTTGAATACTTATTTTCAGGTGCACCCTTTGGGATTGGTTTATTTACCGCTGGTTTAGTGCTTGCCATTATGATTATTCCGTTCATTGCCTCAATGATGCGTGATGTATTTGCCATTGTGCCACCAATGTTAAAAGAAAGTGCCTACGGATTAGGTTCAACCCGTTGGGAAGTGCTATGGAAAGTAGTGCTACCTTATACCAAAACAGGGCTTATCGGCAGCATTATGTTAGGTTTTGGGCGTGCATTAGGCGAAACAATGGCAGTTACTTTCGTTATCGGTAATGCTTTCCAAATACCAAATTCATTATTCTCTCCTTCGGTTTCTATTGCGTCAGCCATTGCGAATGAATTTAACGAAGCATCTGGCTTACAAAAATCAGCATTAATTGAGTTAGGTTTAGTCCTTTTCTTAATTACAACCATTGTACTGTCTATTTCTCGCTTAATGATTTTAAGAATGCAGCGTAAGGAAGGAAAATAA